A window of the Acetonema longum DSM 6540 genome harbors these coding sequences:
- a CDS encoding MarR family winged helix-turn-helix transcriptional regulator gives MQNKEWEVKKVIQKIETLIYNFNNMEDHEKRILQAILSDPCWAELQHVSISLAECHVIDCIERNEQINATAIAKKLNITKGGISKITAKLIKKDLIELRRLENNQKETYYSLKPLGRKIFQVHKILHEKAAEKFTAILNQYSKEELQLAGRLLSDLTAVFRSTIAEQDRERQTGM, from the coding sequence ATGCAGAATAAAGAATGGGAAGTCAAGAAAGTAATACAGAAGATTGAGACGTTGATCTATAACTTTAACAATATGGAAGACCACGAGAAAAGGATACTGCAGGCGATTTTAAGCGATCCGTGCTGGGCGGAACTGCAGCATGTAAGTATATCCTTAGCGGAGTGTCACGTCATAGACTGCATCGAACGCAATGAACAGATCAATGCCACGGCCATTGCCAAAAAATTAAACATAACGAAGGGCGGCATCTCCAAAATAACGGCTAAATTAATAAAAAAGGACCTGATCGAACTCCGGCGCCTGGAAAATAATCAGAAAGAAACCTATTATTCATTGAAGCCGCTAGGCAGAAAAATCTTTCAGGTGCATAAAATCCTGCATGAGAAGGCAGCAGAAAAATTCACGGCTATTTTAAATCAATACAGTAAGGAAGAGCTGCAGCTTGCCGGCCGCCTTCTGAGTGATTTAACAGCAGTATTTCGCTCTACCATAGCCGAACAGGACAGGGAACGGCAAACCGGCATGTGA
- a CDS encoding cyclase family protein, which translates to MMKIDLSVAVTEEIVNTLSNLGADKQIPPVAKFGHIGTHFDIMDKEFHLENTERTGKVFDVSHVKGRDIEATDIDAAKIAENDFVMFHTGCLKEKKYGSPEYFTAHPELSQALITYLVNKKVSLIGIDTAGIRKPAEHPQADRYCADHGIFVIENLNNLDILLQESKGRSFMVHTYPVNYLGLTGLPCRIVAEI; encoded by the coding sequence ATGATGAAAATCGATTTGTCAGTAGCAGTTACAGAAGAAATCGTCAATACCCTTTCTAATCTTGGCGCGGATAAGCAGATACCGCCTGTGGCGAAATTCGGCCATATTGGAACCCATTTTGACATTATGGATAAAGAATTCCATCTGGAAAATACCGAGAGAACGGGCAAGGTGTTTGATGTCAGCCATGTAAAAGGCCGGGATATCGAGGCAACGGACATCGATGCCGCTAAAATTGCCGAAAACGATTTTGTCATGTTTCATACCGGCTGCCTGAAAGAAAAAAAATACGGCAGTCCGGAATATTTTACGGCCCATCCCGAATTATCCCAGGCATTGATCACCTATTTGGTAAATAAAAAAGTAAGCCTGATTGGCATTGATACCGCCGGCATCCGCAAACCGGCGGAACATCCGCAGGCCGATAGGTATTGCGCCGACCATGGAATCTTTGTTATTGAAAACCTGAATAACCTGGATATCCTGTTGCAGGAAAGCAAGGGACGCAGCTTCATGGTACACACTTACCCCGTCAATTATCTGGGTTTGACAGGTCTGCCCTGCAGAATCGTTGCGGAGATTTAA
- a CDS encoding nitrite reductase produces MNIPLAKIPILNKRVRFPVSPHIPGGLATPADLCRIAAVAEKYGGTLKIAGGNIVIIGLTLADGEAAMNELGMRPESFLSNTIRGVTMCAGKPDCPRAQQDSTALGLALDEEFFDQQTPGKLRIGVSGCPNCCAEVFVKDIGLFGTAAGFTVILGGSSGRQAQVGSIAAGNVPAEETAALIRRIVDYYRNNAKNKERLGQTINRLGLDHLVSQAIPSQYRLSK; encoded by the coding sequence ATGAATATACCGTTAGCGAAAATACCGATTCTGAATAAACGGGTCCGGTTTCCTGTGTCGCCGCATATTCCCGGCGGCCTGGCAACCCCGGCGGACCTCTGCAGGATTGCCGCTGTCGCCGAAAAGTACGGCGGCACGCTCAAGATTGCCGGCGGCAATATCGTGATTATCGGGTTAACCCTGGCAGACGGCGAAGCGGCGATGAACGAGCTGGGCATGAGACCGGAGTCGTTCCTCAGCAATACCATCCGGGGCGTGACGATGTGCGCCGGCAAGCCTGACTGCCCCAGAGCCCAGCAGGACAGCACCGCCCTGGGTCTGGCCCTGGATGAAGAATTCTTTGATCAGCAAACTCCCGGCAAGCTGCGCATCGGCGTAAGCGGCTGCCCCAACTGTTGCGCCGAAGTGTTTGTCAAGGATATCGGCCTGTTTGGGACGGCTGCCGGTTTTACTGTGATCCTCGGCGGCAGTTCCGGCAGGCAGGCTCAGGTAGGAAGCATTGCAGCCGGTAATGTACCGGCGGAGGAAACAGCGGCTCTTATCCGCCGCATCGTGGATTATTACCGGAACAACGCCAAAAATAAAGAACGGCTGGGGCAAACCATCAACCGCCTCGGGTTGGATCATCTTGTTTCGCAGGCAATACCGTCGCAATACCGGCTGTCTAAGTAG